One stretch of Zingiber officinale cultivar Zhangliang chromosome 6B, Zo_v1.1, whole genome shotgun sequence DNA includes these proteins:
- the LOC121990080 gene encoding protein MIZU-KUSSEI 1-like has translation MRSSITMGRHFQWRMKLKKKSSKEEIASGEDLQDEEKSALSFSGSSSYPTNQEESKKRISSAAETAVSRIRSLLTAAATSRRNRQPAFVIGTLYGHRHGHVRFAFQTDTKAACPVMLVELATPTAALVHEMASGLVRIALECERKPADAGKAERTLVEEPVWKAYVNGKKCGYAVRRECGPMDWKVMRAVEPVSMGAGVIPGDGDGTDKDVMYMRARFERVVGSRDSEAFYMMNPDGNGGPELSIYFLRV, from the coding sequence ATGAGGAGCAGCATCACCATGGGAAGGCATTTCCAGTGGAGGATGAAGCTAAAGAAGAAGAGTTCGAAGGAAGAGATCGCGTCGGGAGAGGACCTGCAGGATGAAGAGAAATCCGCTCTCTCCTTCTCTGGATCCTCGTCCTACCCAACGAATCAGGAAGAATCAAAGAAGAGGATTTCTTCGGCGGCCGAGACAGCCGTGTCTCGGATTCGCTCCCTTCTCACTGCGGCCGCTACTAGCCGCCGCAACCGCCAGCCTGCCTTCGTGATCGGGACACTTTATGGTCACCGCCACGGTCACGTTCGCTTTGCCTTTCAGACGGACACCAAGGCGGCCTGTCCGGTGATGCTTGTTGAGTTGGCCACGCCGACTGCTGCGTTGGTGCACGAGATGGCATCGGGGCTCGTGCGGATCGCGCTGGAGTGCGAACGCAAGCCAGCCGACGCCGGGAAGGCGGAGAGGACGCTAGTGGAGGAACCGGTTTGGAAGGCGTACGTCAACGGGAAGAAATGCGGGTACGCAGTGCGGCGCGAGTGCGGGCCGATGGACTGGAAGGTGATGCGGGCGGTGGAGCCTGTGTCGATGGGGGCGGGAGTCATCCCCGGCGACGGCGACGGCACGGATAAGGACGTGATGTACATGAGGGCGAGGTTCGAGAGGGTGGTGGGGTCCAGAGACTCAGAGGCATTCTACATGATGAACCCCGACGGAAATGGCGGACCTGAGCTCAGCATCTACTTCCTCAGAGTCTAA